A stretch of the Streptococcus oralis genome encodes the following:
- the tsaD gene encoding tRNA (adenosine(37)-N6)-threonylcarbamoyltransferase complex transferase subunit TsaD, with translation MKDRYILAFETSCDETSVAVLKNDDQLLSNVIASQIESHKRFGGVVPEVASRHHVEVITACIEEALAEAGITEEDVTAVAVTYGPGLVGALLVGLSAAKAFAWAHGLPLIPVNHMAGHLMAAQSVEPLEFPLLALLVSGGHTELVYVSEAGDYKIVGETRDDAVGEAYDKVGRVMGLTYPAGREIDELAHQGQDVYDFPRAMIKEDNLEFSFSGLKSAFINLHHNAEQKGESLSTEDLCASFQAAVMDILMAKTKKALDKYPVKTLVVAGGVAANKGLRERLAAEITDVKVIIPPLRLCGDNAGMIAYASVSEWNKENFAGLELNAKPSLAFDTME, from the coding sequence ATGAAGGATAGATATATTTTAGCATTTGAGACATCCTGCGATGAGACCAGTGTCGCCGTACTGAAAAACGACGACCAGCTCTTATCCAATGTCATTGCTAGTCAAATTGAGAGTCACAAACGTTTTGGAGGCGTGGTGCCAGAAGTTGCCAGTCGTCACCATGTCGAGGTCATTACAGCCTGTATCGAGGAGGCTCTAGCAGAAGCAGGAATTACAGAAGAAGATGTGACAGCCGTTGCCGTTACCTATGGGCCAGGATTAGTTGGAGCTTTGCTAGTTGGTTTGTCAGCTGCCAAGGCCTTTGCTTGGGCGCATGGACTACCTCTAATTCCCGTTAATCACATGGCTGGCCACCTCATGGCAGCTCAGAGTGTGGAGCCTTTGGAGTTTCCTTTGTTGGCACTCTTGGTCAGTGGTGGGCACACAGAGTTAGTCTATGTTTCTGAGGCTGGGGATTATAAGATTGTTGGGGAAACTCGTGATGATGCGGTTGGGGAGGCCTATGACAAGGTCGGACGTGTCATGGGCTTGACCTATCCAGCTGGTCGCGAGATTGACGAGTTGGCCCATCAAGGTCAGGATGTTTATGATTTCCCACGTGCTATGATCAAGGAAGACAATCTGGAGTTTTCATTCTCTGGTTTGAAGTCTGCCTTTATAAATCTTCACCACAATGCCGAGCAAAAAGGAGAAAGCCTGTCTACAGAGGATTTGTGCGCTTCCTTCCAAGCAGCTGTCATGGATATTCTCATGGCTAAGACCAAGAAGGCTTTAGATAAATACCCTGTTAAAACCCTTGTTGTCGCAGGTGGTGTGGCGGCCAATAAAGGCCTCAGAGAACGCCTAGCAGCCGAAATCACTGACGTCAAGGTTATCATTCCTCCTCTGCGACTTTGCGGAGACAATGCGGGTATGATTGCTTATGCTAGTGTTAGCGAGTGGAACAAAGAAAACTTTGCAGGCTTGGAGCTAAATGCCAAACCAAGTCTCGCCTTTGATACTATGGAATAA